In Triplophysa rosa linkage group LG7, Trosa_1v2, whole genome shotgun sequence, the following proteins share a genomic window:
- the LOC130557253 gene encoding uncharacterized protein LOC130557253 isoform X1 encodes MLYCMARSILAQLVLCKHTDKVMLSDRPSVVMSGGQSLLMSGCLSVKMSKCSLLMISEDPSLMMSGRLSMIISGHPSMMMSRCLSVMMYKRPSMMMSGRLSVMMSEHLSMRTFRHPSLMIFKQPIMRISGQPLMRISGRPSMMMSGRLSAMISGHLTMRMFGHPSLIISGQPLVRISGRPSVMMSGSPSIRTYGRPSVRTSGRPSTKTSGRQSMTTSGRHSMKTHGCPSMKTSGCPLMKTSGCPSVRPSGRPSMKTSRRPSMKISGHPLIKTSRWPSMKISGHPLIKRSGLPLIKKSGRPLMRKPGCSSVKMSGCLSMKIYDYLSARMSKHQLLKMSGHPSMKMSLKLFMMISGWKSMRMSGRLSIGMIGRPSVGMSGKNNEEFQEEKSNKKGNIEYGTRCKQDIQVAEDSYSDEQKKQDFLTETVNETSTPKRYIGLQNQGATCYLNTVLQILFMTEDFRKAAERNHSTISNRIAQLFEQLKSGERNIATTEGITAELQINVHKQEDAAKCLQKILNKVDPEMAKIFQGIKVNTTICEKTAKHHEPLRQLNTFFTISISLESNVHINLQSCFDSYFAPIKMCGEDQQIFCNDCQMFMDTEMSSSLQKVPLVLVLHLERFELDYDTMCCVKNNSLVQIPARLSVEEKADKTKKYCYDLYAMANHVGSLNGGHYYAVIKSFEDQQWHRFDDSSVEEIEKHDLDNHLSREACILLYKKSLETAGHSQTLEKQNIMKKRKNSECENREKDEMNTDNVKYKCENPEENQMNTYSTKDECEVPEKDEMNTDIRDECKTSEKHKMNTDIIKDKCKNPEKDGRNTDRIKDECENPEKDEMKTAIRDDYEKNEMNTFNTDSIKDKCENHDKNDMNTHNIKYECENPEKNEMNTDNVKYKCENPEKNKMNTDSIKGQREDPEKDEMNIDSVKDECEDPEKDDMNTDIRHECTSPEKDQTNSKIIKYCVESQYNFDLEDQNVDSTNNFAINGCSQSTIVDLEVSQSLLEHTDDNSETNAITLQIMSDEDSISVMHKKICNFKNLYVKIITFTSILFCIFLLVFLLLFFKTK; translated from the exons ATGTTATATTGTATGGCTCGTAGTATACTGGCCCAACTAGTATTATGTAAGCACACAGATAAAGTGATGCTGTCTGACCGTCCATCAGTGGTGATGTCTGGAGGCCAATCGCTTCTGATGTCTGGATGCTTATCAGTGAAAATGTCTAAATGTTCTTTGCTGATGATATCTGAAGACCCATCGCTGATGATGTCTGGACGCTTATCTATGATCATATCTGGACACCCATCAATGATGATGTCTAGATGCTTATCAGTAATGATGTATAAACGGCCATCAATGATGATGTCTGGACGTTTATCAGTAATGATGTCTGAACACCTATCAATGAGGACGTTTCGACATCCATCACTGATGATTTTTAAACAACCAATAATGAGAATTTCTGGACAACCCTTAATGAGGATTTCTGGCCGCCCATCAATGATGATGTCAGGACGCTTATCAGCTATGATATCTGGACACCTAACAATGAGGATGTTTGGACATCCATCACTGATCATTTCTGGACAACCATTAGTGAGGATTTCTGGTCGACCATCAGTGATGATGTCTGGAAGCCCATCAATAAGAACATATGGACGTCCATCAGTAAGGACGTCTGGACGCCCATCAACGAAGACGTCTGGACGCCAATCAATGACGACATCGGGACGTCATTCAATGAAGACACATGGATGCCCATCAATGAAAACGTCTGGTTGCCCATTAATGAAGACGTCTGGATGCCCATCAGTAAGGCCGTCTGGACGCCCATCAATGAAGACGTCTAGACGTCCATCAATGAAGATATCTGGACACCCATTAATAAAGACGTCTAGATGGCCATCAATGAAGATATCTGGACACCCATTAATAAAGAGGTCTGGACTCCCATTAATAAAGAAGTCTGGACGCCCACTAATGAGGAAGCCTGGATGTTCATCAGTGAAGATGTCTGGATGCCTATCAATGAAGATATATGACTACCTATCAGCAAGGATGTCTAAGCACCAATTATTAAAGATGTCTGGACACCCATCAATGAAGATGTCTCTAAAGCTATTCATGATGATATCTGGATGGAAATCAATGAGGATGTCTGGACGCCTGTCAATAGGGATGATTGGACGACCCTCAGTGGGGATGTCTGGAAAAAATAATGAAGAGTTCCAGGAagaaaaatctaataaaaaag GAAATATCGAATATGGAACCAGGTGTAAACAAGATATCCAGGTTGCAGAAGACAGTTATAGTGACGAGCAAAAAAAGCAAGACTTCCTTACTGAAACTGTCAATGAAACATCTACACCTAAGA GATACATTGGATTACAAAATCAGGGAGCCACATGCTATTTGAACACAGTTCTGCAAATACTCTTCATGACAGAGGATTTCAGAAAGGCTGCCGAGAG GAATCATTCCACCATTAGTAATCGCATTGCACAGTTATTTGAGCAATTAAAGTCTGGAGAGAGAAACATTGCCACAACTGAAGGAatcacagctgaacttcaaatAAATG TTCATAAGCAGGAAGATGCTGCAAAATGCCTACAGAAGATACTTAACAAGGTTGATCCTGAGATGGCTAAG ATATTTCAGGGAATAAAGGTGAACACAACTATTTGtgaaaaaacagcaaaacatcATGAACCTCTGAGACaattaaacacttttttcacTATATCCATTTCCTTGGAGTCAAATGTTCATATTAACCTG CAAAGTTGTTTTGATTCATATTTTGCGCCGATCAAAATGTGTGGGGAAGACCAACAAATCTTCTGTAATGACTGTCAGATGTTCATGGATACAGAAATG AGCTCCAGTTTGCAGAAGGTCCCTTTAGTTCTGGTTTTGCACCTGGAGAGGTTTGAACTGGATTATGACACGATGTGCTGTGTGAAGAATAATTCATTAGTGCAAATTCCTGCCCGATTATCAGTTGAA GAAAAGGCTGATAAAACTAAAAAGTACTGCTATGATTTGTATGCTATGGCCAACCATGTTGGTTCTCTCAATGGTGGACACTATTATGCTGTCATCAAATCATTTGAGGACCAGCAGTGGCATAGATTTGATGACAGCTCTGTAGAAGAGATTGAAAAG CATGATCTGGACAATCACTTATCCAGAGAAGCGTGCATACTTTTGTACAAAAAAT CCCTAGAGACTGCAGGTCATTCCCAGacattagaaaaacaaaacataatgaaaaaaagaaaaaacagtgAATGTGAGAATCGTGAGAAAGATGAGATGAACACTGACAACGTCAAATATAAATGTGAGAATCCTGAGGAAAATCAGATGAACACTTACAGCACTAAAGATGAATGTGAGGTTCCAGAGAAAGATGAAATGAACACTGACATCAGAGATGAATGTAAAACTTCTGAGAAACATAAGATGAACACTGACATCATCaaagataaatgtaaaaatcctGAGAAAGATGGGAGGAACACTGACAGAATCAAAGATGAATGTGAGAATCCTGAGAAAGACGAGATGAAGACTGCCATCAGAGATGACTATGAGAAAAATGAGATGAACACTTTTAACACTGACAGCATTAAAGATAAATGTGAGAATCATGACAAAAATGATATGAACACTCACAACATCAAATACGAATGTGAGAATCCTGAGAAAAATGAGATGAACACTGACAACGTCAAATATAAATGTGAGAATCCTGAGAAAAATAAGATGAACACTGACAGCATCAAAGGTCAACGTGAGGATCCTGAAAAAGATGAGATGAACATTGACAGCGTCAAAGATGAATGTGAGGATCCTGAGAAAGATGATATGAACACTGACATCAGACATGAATGTACAAGTCCTGAGAAAGATCAGACAAATTCTAAGATCATCAAATATTGTGTAGAATCACAATATAATTTTGATCTGGAAGATCAGAACGTAGATAGTACCAATAACTTTGCAATTAATGGATGTTCTCAAAGTACAATAGTTGATCTTGAAGTTTCTCAGAGTCTGCTAGAACACACTGATGATAACTCTGAAACAAATGCAATCACCCTGCAAATTATGTCAGATGAAGACTCTATATCTGTAATGCACAAAAAAATTTGCAATTTTAAAAATTTGTATGTCAAAATCATCACTTTCACTTCAATACTCTTCTGCATTTTcttacttgtttttttattattgttttttaaaacaaaataa
- the LOC130557253 gene encoding uncharacterized protein LOC130557253 isoform X2 — MLYCMARSILAQLVLCKHTDKVMLSDRPSVVMSGGQSLLMSGCLSVKMSKCSLLMISEDPSLMMSGRLSMIISGHPSMMMSRCLSVMMYKRPSMMMSGRLSVMMSEHLSMRTFRHPSLMIFKQPIMRISGQPLMRISGRPSMMMSGRLSAMISGHLTMRMFGHPSLIISGQPLVRISGRPSVMMSGSPSIRTYGRPSVRTSGRPSTKTSGRQSMTTSGRHSMKTHGCPSMKTSGCPLMKTSGCPSVRPSGRPSMKTSRRPSMKISGHPLIKTSRWPSMKISGHPLIKRSGLPLIKKSGRPLMRKPGCSSVKMSGCLSMKIYDYLSARMSKHQLLKMSGHPSMKMSLKLFMMISGWKSMRMSGRLSIGMIGRPSVGMSGKNNEEFQEEKSNKKGNIEYGTRCKQDIQVAEDSYSDEQKKQDFLTETVNETSTPKRYIGLQNQGATCYLNTVLQILFMTEDFRKAAERNHSTISNRIAQLFEQLKSGERNIATTEGITAELQINVHKQEDAAKCLQKILNKVDPEMAKQSCFDSYFAPIKMCGEDQQIFCNDCQMFMDTEMSSSLQKVPLVLVLHLERFELDYDTMCCVKNNSLVQIPARLSVEEKADKTKKYCYDLYAMANHVGSLNGGHYYAVIKSFEDQQWHRFDDSSVEEIEKHDLDNHLSREACILLYKKSLETAGHSQTLEKQNIMKKRKNSECENREKDEMNTDNVKYKCENPEENQMNTYSTKDECEVPEKDEMNTDIRDECKTSEKHKMNTDIIKDKCKNPEKDGRNTDRIKDECENPEKDEMKTAIRDDYEKNEMNTFNTDSIKDKCENHDKNDMNTHNIKYECENPEKNEMNTDNVKYKCENPEKNKMNTDSIKGQREDPEKDEMNIDSVKDECEDPEKDDMNTDIRHECTSPEKDQTNSKIIKYCVESQYNFDLEDQNVDSTNNFAINGCSQSTIVDLEVSQSLLEHTDDNSETNAITLQIMSDEDSISVMHKKICNFKNLYVKIITFTSILFCIFLLVFLLLFFKTK; from the exons ATGTTATATTGTATGGCTCGTAGTATACTGGCCCAACTAGTATTATGTAAGCACACAGATAAAGTGATGCTGTCTGACCGTCCATCAGTGGTGATGTCTGGAGGCCAATCGCTTCTGATGTCTGGATGCTTATCAGTGAAAATGTCTAAATGTTCTTTGCTGATGATATCTGAAGACCCATCGCTGATGATGTCTGGACGCTTATCTATGATCATATCTGGACACCCATCAATGATGATGTCTAGATGCTTATCAGTAATGATGTATAAACGGCCATCAATGATGATGTCTGGACGTTTATCAGTAATGATGTCTGAACACCTATCAATGAGGACGTTTCGACATCCATCACTGATGATTTTTAAACAACCAATAATGAGAATTTCTGGACAACCCTTAATGAGGATTTCTGGCCGCCCATCAATGATGATGTCAGGACGCTTATCAGCTATGATATCTGGACACCTAACAATGAGGATGTTTGGACATCCATCACTGATCATTTCTGGACAACCATTAGTGAGGATTTCTGGTCGACCATCAGTGATGATGTCTGGAAGCCCATCAATAAGAACATATGGACGTCCATCAGTAAGGACGTCTGGACGCCCATCAACGAAGACGTCTGGACGCCAATCAATGACGACATCGGGACGTCATTCAATGAAGACACATGGATGCCCATCAATGAAAACGTCTGGTTGCCCATTAATGAAGACGTCTGGATGCCCATCAGTAAGGCCGTCTGGACGCCCATCAATGAAGACGTCTAGACGTCCATCAATGAAGATATCTGGACACCCATTAATAAAGACGTCTAGATGGCCATCAATGAAGATATCTGGACACCCATTAATAAAGAGGTCTGGACTCCCATTAATAAAGAAGTCTGGACGCCCACTAATGAGGAAGCCTGGATGTTCATCAGTGAAGATGTCTGGATGCCTATCAATGAAGATATATGACTACCTATCAGCAAGGATGTCTAAGCACCAATTATTAAAGATGTCTGGACACCCATCAATGAAGATGTCTCTAAAGCTATTCATGATGATATCTGGATGGAAATCAATGAGGATGTCTGGACGCCTGTCAATAGGGATGATTGGACGACCCTCAGTGGGGATGTCTGGAAAAAATAATGAAGAGTTCCAGGAagaaaaatctaataaaaaag GAAATATCGAATATGGAACCAGGTGTAAACAAGATATCCAGGTTGCAGAAGACAGTTATAGTGACGAGCAAAAAAAGCAAGACTTCCTTACTGAAACTGTCAATGAAACATCTACACCTAAGA GATACATTGGATTACAAAATCAGGGAGCCACATGCTATTTGAACACAGTTCTGCAAATACTCTTCATGACAGAGGATTTCAGAAAGGCTGCCGAGAG GAATCATTCCACCATTAGTAATCGCATTGCACAGTTATTTGAGCAATTAAAGTCTGGAGAGAGAAACATTGCCACAACTGAAGGAatcacagctgaacttcaaatAAATG TTCATAAGCAGGAAGATGCTGCAAAATGCCTACAGAAGATACTTAACAAGGTTGATCCTGAGATGGCTAAG CAAAGTTGTTTTGATTCATATTTTGCGCCGATCAAAATGTGTGGGGAAGACCAACAAATCTTCTGTAATGACTGTCAGATGTTCATGGATACAGAAATG AGCTCCAGTTTGCAGAAGGTCCCTTTAGTTCTGGTTTTGCACCTGGAGAGGTTTGAACTGGATTATGACACGATGTGCTGTGTGAAGAATAATTCATTAGTGCAAATTCCTGCCCGATTATCAGTTGAA GAAAAGGCTGATAAAACTAAAAAGTACTGCTATGATTTGTATGCTATGGCCAACCATGTTGGTTCTCTCAATGGTGGACACTATTATGCTGTCATCAAATCATTTGAGGACCAGCAGTGGCATAGATTTGATGACAGCTCTGTAGAAGAGATTGAAAAG CATGATCTGGACAATCACTTATCCAGAGAAGCGTGCATACTTTTGTACAAAAAAT CCCTAGAGACTGCAGGTCATTCCCAGacattagaaaaacaaaacataatgaaaaaaagaaaaaacagtgAATGTGAGAATCGTGAGAAAGATGAGATGAACACTGACAACGTCAAATATAAATGTGAGAATCCTGAGGAAAATCAGATGAACACTTACAGCACTAAAGATGAATGTGAGGTTCCAGAGAAAGATGAAATGAACACTGACATCAGAGATGAATGTAAAACTTCTGAGAAACATAAGATGAACACTGACATCATCaaagataaatgtaaaaatcctGAGAAAGATGGGAGGAACACTGACAGAATCAAAGATGAATGTGAGAATCCTGAGAAAGACGAGATGAAGACTGCCATCAGAGATGACTATGAGAAAAATGAGATGAACACTTTTAACACTGACAGCATTAAAGATAAATGTGAGAATCATGACAAAAATGATATGAACACTCACAACATCAAATACGAATGTGAGAATCCTGAGAAAAATGAGATGAACACTGACAACGTCAAATATAAATGTGAGAATCCTGAGAAAAATAAGATGAACACTGACAGCATCAAAGGTCAACGTGAGGATCCTGAAAAAGATGAGATGAACATTGACAGCGTCAAAGATGAATGTGAGGATCCTGAGAAAGATGATATGAACACTGACATCAGACATGAATGTACAAGTCCTGAGAAAGATCAGACAAATTCTAAGATCATCAAATATTGTGTAGAATCACAATATAATTTTGATCTGGAAGATCAGAACGTAGATAGTACCAATAACTTTGCAATTAATGGATGTTCTCAAAGTACAATAGTTGATCTTGAAGTTTCTCAGAGTCTGCTAGAACACACTGATGATAACTCTGAAACAAATGCAATCACCCTGCAAATTATGTCAGATGAAGACTCTATATCTGTAATGCACAAAAAAATTTGCAATTTTAAAAATTTGTATGTCAAAATCATCACTTTCACTTCAATACTCTTCTGCATTTTcttacttgtttttttattattgttttttaaaacaaaataa
- the LOC130557253 gene encoding uncharacterized protein LOC130557253 isoform X3: MKSSRKKNLIKKFKHFVNSCIGNIEYGTRCKQDIQVAEDSYSDEQKKQDFLTETVNETSTPKRYIGLQNQGATCYLNTVLQILFMTEDFRKAAERNHSTISNRIAQLFEQLKSGERNIATTEGITAELQINVHKQEDAAKCLQKILNKVDPEMAKIFQGIKVNTTICEKTAKHHEPLRQLNTFFTISISLESNVHINLQSCFDSYFAPIKMCGEDQQIFCNDCQMFMDTEMSSSLQKVPLVLVLHLERFELDYDTMCCVKNNSLVQIPARLSVEEKADKTKKYCYDLYAMANHVGSLNGGHYYAVIKSFEDQQWHRFDDSSVEEIEKHDLDNHLSREACILLYKKSLETAGHSQTLEKQNIMKKRKNSECENREKDEMNTDNVKYKCENPEENQMNTYSTKDECEVPEKDEMNTDIRDECKTSEKHKMNTDIIKDKCKNPEKDGRNTDRIKDECENPEKDEMKTAIRDDYEKNEMNTFNTDSIKDKCENHDKNDMNTHNIKYECENPEKNEMNTDNVKYKCENPEKNKMNTDSIKGQREDPEKDEMNIDSVKDECEDPEKDDMNTDIRHECTSPEKDQTNSKIIKYCVESQYNFDLEDQNVDSTNNFAINGCSQSTIVDLEVSQSLLEHTDDNSETNAITLQIMSDEDSISVMHKKICNFKNLYVKIITFTSILFCIFLLVFLLLFFKTK; the protein is encoded by the exons ATGAAGAGTTCCAGGAagaaaaatctaataaaaaag ttcaaacattttgtcaattCTTGTATAGGAAATATCGAATATGGAACCAGGTGTAAACAAGATATCCAGGTTGCAGAAGACAGTTATAGTGACGAGCAAAAAAAGCAAGACTTCCTTACTGAAACTGTCAATGAAACATCTACACCTAAGA GATACATTGGATTACAAAATCAGGGAGCCACATGCTATTTGAACACAGTTCTGCAAATACTCTTCATGACAGAGGATTTCAGAAAGGCTGCCGAGAG GAATCATTCCACCATTAGTAATCGCATTGCACAGTTATTTGAGCAATTAAAGTCTGGAGAGAGAAACATTGCCACAACTGAAGGAatcacagctgaacttcaaatAAATG TTCATAAGCAGGAAGATGCTGCAAAATGCCTACAGAAGATACTTAACAAGGTTGATCCTGAGATGGCTAAG ATATTTCAGGGAATAAAGGTGAACACAACTATTTGtgaaaaaacagcaaaacatcATGAACCTCTGAGACaattaaacacttttttcacTATATCCATTTCCTTGGAGTCAAATGTTCATATTAACCTG CAAAGTTGTTTTGATTCATATTTTGCGCCGATCAAAATGTGTGGGGAAGACCAACAAATCTTCTGTAATGACTGTCAGATGTTCATGGATACAGAAATG AGCTCCAGTTTGCAGAAGGTCCCTTTAGTTCTGGTTTTGCACCTGGAGAGGTTTGAACTGGATTATGACACGATGTGCTGTGTGAAGAATAATTCATTAGTGCAAATTCCTGCCCGATTATCAGTTGAA GAAAAGGCTGATAAAACTAAAAAGTACTGCTATGATTTGTATGCTATGGCCAACCATGTTGGTTCTCTCAATGGTGGACACTATTATGCTGTCATCAAATCATTTGAGGACCAGCAGTGGCATAGATTTGATGACAGCTCTGTAGAAGAGATTGAAAAG CATGATCTGGACAATCACTTATCCAGAGAAGCGTGCATACTTTTGTACAAAAAAT CCCTAGAGACTGCAGGTCATTCCCAGacattagaaaaacaaaacataatgaaaaaaagaaaaaacagtgAATGTGAGAATCGTGAGAAAGATGAGATGAACACTGACAACGTCAAATATAAATGTGAGAATCCTGAGGAAAATCAGATGAACACTTACAGCACTAAAGATGAATGTGAGGTTCCAGAGAAAGATGAAATGAACACTGACATCAGAGATGAATGTAAAACTTCTGAGAAACATAAGATGAACACTGACATCATCaaagataaatgtaaaaatcctGAGAAAGATGGGAGGAACACTGACAGAATCAAAGATGAATGTGAGAATCCTGAGAAAGACGAGATGAAGACTGCCATCAGAGATGACTATGAGAAAAATGAGATGAACACTTTTAACACTGACAGCATTAAAGATAAATGTGAGAATCATGACAAAAATGATATGAACACTCACAACATCAAATACGAATGTGAGAATCCTGAGAAAAATGAGATGAACACTGACAACGTCAAATATAAATGTGAGAATCCTGAGAAAAATAAGATGAACACTGACAGCATCAAAGGTCAACGTGAGGATCCTGAAAAAGATGAGATGAACATTGACAGCGTCAAAGATGAATGTGAGGATCCTGAGAAAGATGATATGAACACTGACATCAGACATGAATGTACAAGTCCTGAGAAAGATCAGACAAATTCTAAGATCATCAAATATTGTGTAGAATCACAATATAATTTTGATCTGGAAGATCAGAACGTAGATAGTACCAATAACTTTGCAATTAATGGATGTTCTCAAAGTACAATAGTTGATCTTGAAGTTTCTCAGAGTCTGCTAGAACACACTGATGATAACTCTGAAACAAATGCAATCACCCTGCAAATTATGTCAGATGAAGACTCTATATCTGTAATGCACAAAAAAATTTGCAATTTTAAAAATTTGTATGTCAAAATCATCACTTTCACTTCAATACTCTTCTGCATTTTcttacttgtttttttattattgttttttaaaacaaaataa
- the LOC130557254 gene encoding potential E3 ubiquitin-protein ligase ariadne-2-like, producing the protein MSEDIKKFSPFDKGIKLVSKPSDLDEYDDDPSVLRAQLSCGHVIDPETLTDCCRAQLKDGQAEFRCPLCRKEWPYNEVRKLAKLTIDEQSSFEERLGTNTVKKLLDLRDCPGCSTLIERSDDSNLCVECSVCTVKTGRIFEFCWQCEREWKGPRPRLDQCSNVGCRRADQELLRGCDMITFTSVVYKGSSVHVQCPAIRACPFCGVLIEHNKGCKIMSCRNCKKQFCFACLKSAYDCLKTSTHFISCSAGVAPRQTD; encoded by the exons ATGTCAGAAGACATAAAGAAGTTCAGTCCATTCGACAAAGGCATCAAATTGGTGTCAAAACCAAGCGATCTCG ATGAATATGATGATGACCCCAGTGTTTTAAGGGCTCAGCTGTCCTGCGGTCATGTCATTGATCCAGAGACACTGACTGATTGTTGCAGAGCTCAACTGAAAGAT GGACAGGCTGAATTCAGATGTCCCTTGTGCAGGAAAGAATGGCCATATAATGAAGTGCGCAAATTGGCAAAACTTACAATTGATGAGCAGTCTAGTTTTGAGGAGAGGCTTGGGACAAACACTGTTAAGAAGTTATTGGACTTAAGGGAT TGTCCTGGTTGCAGCACTTTAATAGAAAGATCGGATGATTCCAATCTCTGCGTGGAGTGCTCAGTTTGCACGGTGAAAACTGGACGAATCTTTGAATTCTGCTggcagtgtgagagagagtggaAAGGGCCTAGGCCTCGTCTTGATCAATGCAGTAATGTGGGATGTAGACGCGCTGACCAGGAGCTGCTGAGGGGCTGTGATATGATTACTTTCACATCAGTTGTGTATAAGGGGTCCAGTGTTCATGTCCAGTGTCCAGCAATCCGTGCTTGTCCATTTTGTGGCGTGTTGATAGAACACAATAAGGGATGTAAAATAATGTCATGTCGTAATTGTAAGAAGCAGTTTTGCTTTGCTTGTTTAAAATCTGCCTATGActgcttaaaaacttctactcATTTCATTTCATGCTCAGCCGGTGTCGCACCGAGACAAACTGATTAA